Genomic segment of Eupeodes corollae chromosome 2, idEupCoro1.1, whole genome shotgun sequence:
ACTAAGGCTAGaaactattttcttaatttaaacatgagttatttagatgttttttatctcaaaaatgtttttttttctttattgaattaaaaaaatgtgttgcatgttttgtttttgtttttcaattttttaaataattaatataatattatgcGATTATAATatgtttgtttcttgtttttgtttattttctttccaAAGGAAAAACACGTcgagcttatttataaaatatcgtCTGTCGCTacttagaattaattttaaattgaacaattttcaaCTATCGTACAAAtttacaatgaaaaataaaataaaactaaaacaaatattgaatggAAACAATACaagattataataaaaaaaaaagtgtcactgTCGCTGCAGGACACTTTACCCACTAAACATGTCCAGCAGTAAGAGCGACACTTTGACTAgatgacaaaaatttaaacaaatgtggGCTAGTAACTTAAATCTTAtgatttttaagacaaaaacaataatttgttggCAAGGACTgttatacataaaatataaatttaaaattatacattaaatttaaagaagaacctaattaagaaaaaagaattgcactttgttttacattatttttcaaaattaaaactgaaaaaaattagttGGTCTTCTTTACGTCTTTAGAATCTCCCTCCTTGACTTGGCCACGACCCAAGATCTTTGCCAAACTGTCCCAAATGCCACCGAAGAAAATAGCACACAGTAGATTTTCAAATGGCAGGAAAGGATCATGGATTCCTAACAAAATCGATGACAATTTGAAATACACTAAGAAGATGACTATGCCGAAGTAGACCAGGGCATGTGGCGCTGAGATCCAATCGGTCTTTTTGTCCAAAACAAAGATGATCGAAGCAACTACTGATGCTTTAGTGTAGCTAaggatgaaattgaaaaaaaaaacggttattaTTGGTGTCATCTTATTTTGTGATGTATGAAATACTCACAATGTTGGTTGCATGAATTCCATTGCAGTTGGTGTCCAGGCGCCACGGATGAGACGCTCCAAGAGTTTTGTGAAACCAGCACCATTTCCTTTCAGTGTTCCAATAATAATCATTATAACCCAAGCATTTGGATACAATTTTGCAGCATGTGAAACTCCGTCATAGATCTTTTTAGCTCGATAAATTTCTTTCATAGCACTTGCCACAAGTTTTATGGGAAGAAATTTACCCACCTTATAGCCAATATCAAATGGAGTATAAAAGACCAAATACCTTAAagcataaattaaaacatttaaggaAAAGCAAACAGAAACAATCACTTTAAGAACTTACCACACAGCAGTTCCCACTAACAACTGTGGTGTATTTTTGAGAGGCGCCAAAATAGGTTCACCTAAAAGTCCATTGGCAACCATACCGCCGGAAAAGATAACCAACATAGTTGACAACCAACATGCAAGCGGATGTTTCCTCGAGAATACTTGTGAATTGGCACCTAAATCTTCACGTACAGCAAGCGCCGCCAATAAACTGTGTGCAATGTCAAAATATggaaacatttttagttttatgacCTGATTGGCCATATCCAAAAATGCTTCGGGATCCATGATGATGCCGTTGATATGTAAAGCTTTGTGTCGTTTTAAATCGTTTGTGCGTTTAAATTAGGAtttcctttaaaatataaaacaaataataacattaaaagGAAAGAAAGTCATGTCAATTTGTAACAATAAAGGTACACTGTTCGTTCTGCTTCCTAGAGCCAAACGCGATTTGAATAATTTAGGATAAGTAAGAGGTGTTATCCTGCGGGGCTCCGTTAACAGTTTCCTTGAGTTTGATACAAGCTGAGTTCTTTGTGGAAAATCAAACTTCAACGTACTACTGTACTTATTATAAAGACGGTCTATTGTATATATGATGGATTTTTACCCTAAGGGCTTAAGGCCTTAAATACTGTAAGGAACTGGGCTCTATGCTTTTTGAGTGCAAACTAGACTCTATGCTATTTGAATGCGTTGCTAACTCAAAAGCAATAATCATCATGACCATGCAAATTCAACTTTAAATCAGAAAGGTAGGAAttaggtaaaacaaaattgatatgaCATAAAAATAATACGAACTAATTTATCATAAAAGTCATGACATGGCGGTATTTCTAATCATATCAATAAAAAGAAGATTATAGATATCAatcaaagatataaataaaagctattgtaagaaattataaacaaaagtgtTGAAGCTGGGGCATCTaggcaaacaaatatttattttacattggACATGTCAATGGCCGAAAGTGTaaactatatatatttttagctatagtttttgaagataaaaatacGATTTGCATGTTTATATGTACCTATCTAGATATTTAAAGGTAGAGAGTAAAAACACCGGCATACTGCTtctgttgtgttttgtttacaaatgaaTCTCCTACTCGACATGTGGAGcttctaataaaaataagaatggtCCTCACTATACGCAATTCCTCTCTTCAATCCCAAGTTGTGTGGTGTATCTATTTTCATTGTACTTTCTATATTTCTAGAATATatattgtattttatgtttttgttttagcttGCGTCAGTCATGGTTTCAGATTGATGTTTaaacacatttattttgaacaaatataatttttgtattacataATAGGAtgtgaagaaataaaaaccggCACTTTacaacgtattttttttttgactcgaCAGAAGAAAGATGAAAAGAATTGTTCATATAAAATGGATTAGCTTTTTTATCTggtaagtattttgaaaaatcaaaattaaaaatagtagaGTATACCAGAGTCGCAGAAACATAGGTtcctttagtttttatttagttattcGCTTCCTTTTAGTCTAGTAATAGccgagcctagtgacttacaactctcaagcattcctgtgtgcgattatttgcagggatggaggggacctacagtttaaatgccgaatccgaacggcttatttgataaagcactttttcatgacaacaattacgcttggagaatttgtcaattcctcgcaaggggcagtacccgtgaataaaactttaggtggcacaggcagggatcgaaaccaagacctctcgcatgactgtctaacgcactaaccgtcatgccacgagtactatCCGTGGCTATGTTAACAGTTAATTCAGGTCGACCATATCGTTATTGGTTTACAAAACCTTTTACGGCGATTAAAGTTTTTCATACAACTTTTCGAGACCGAACTAAACTTATAAAGGTTTTACGGAAAcctttacaaatttatttgaaaaccgaAAATGATTATCCTGATAGTGAAAGTGGAGGCATTACTTTGAATTTTGCATGTGATgatgacatttcttttttataaaattacatttttaaataacatttttgtttttcattcaatttaatgatgttatgtgatttttgtattcaatgatgtattcttaaagatctcaatcAAGTGCATCCTTCTTTTAGTTATacgttatgttaaaaaaattttgaggATCTTAAATTGACAAATGCATTAAAATGCGTCCGGGAGTTATAAGACTGAAACTAAAACCATCGGAAACCATTTTCGTAATCAAAAccatttttctgattttttttttcgtttcactCATCTAGCTAGTTATTATTTCACCccaaaaatacactttttgaACCAAAAGAAAAGGTTTAAGTTTGTagtgtttaaaaatgaaatgaaatagttataacttttttaatgtaTCAAAATGGGAGAAATGACCATTTTCAAAACACGCTTCTCGTCCCCGGTTGAAAAAAGAATCTGCAACACAATTGAATTGGATATAATTTTAAACGTTTGGACAAGTTTTGGTTATCAAAAGTGGCGTTTATTCCACaatctaactacaaacaaaaatctaattctACCATTGTCCCtcaaaaagactttaaaataattggtgaAACGAAGGTCTATTAGAGGCAATTTATGCTTTCCAATCTTGTTCTACTCTTCGGCACGAACTGTTCGTTTTCTCAAAACAGACTGAGActggtaaaaaaatcattacagtGCCTCAAGACATGGATACTAGATGGGTTCCTAAATATAAAGGCGTACAGTTCTTCAAAAATCCACTCGGCAGTGTGCTCTAAGTACTAAACCAAGAGAAGCTGCTGATGCTACAGGGCTTTTGGCACAAATCAAATCGTTCGATGTACGAGttgcgttcaatatattctcggtatcgatatgaaggaaaatgcgaattgaatttgaattgtttttatttttcaatataatctgcgctaacatcaatgcatttgttacatcttgagataagcttttttaaaccctcaaaaaaataagtttcctctttccctgcaaaatacccatttattgccgacttgagttcttcatcatccgaaaatctttctccacgaagacattttttcaaatccggaaacaggaagtaatcactaggggcaaggtctggactaCAGGGTGGAtgttaaatttcttcaaaaccgccgtgtgaacaggagcgttgtcatgaagaagcaacacacccgctgcgagtttaccccgtcttttatttttaatttcctcccgcaaattatgcaaagtggaagcgtaggatttggcgttgatggtttcactttttttttttgtactcaatgagtaagattccctttgagtcccaaaaaactgtggccaAATCAAATCGTTCGATGTAGCTTTCGCCCTATTGTGTCTTGAGGGTGTTCTACAACTTGTTTATATTCTATTAAAACAACTGCAGTTTTCAACCATAGATATAGGTGAATGCATTAGCTTGTAAAAGcaacaaaagatcatttaggTCACTTAAGAATAGATAAACAATTTTCCAAATTCAACCAAGAAACACAGGAGCTGTGTAAAACCTGTAATATTGACCTCAACACAGACTCCGGCAATAGTCGCCGCAAACAAAAGCCACAATTGGAAAAGGTAGACATGAGGCCGAGTTTGAGAGTAATTTCATGAAAAGCAGTGTATTTTAGTATCTTAGACAACATATTAGGTGAAATGGGTAAGAGATTTAATGACAATGACCTACCAAATTCTTGCATATCAGCATGTGACCCTAAATCACCAGACTTTTTTAAATCCACAGGTGTTGTGTAGTTTTGCTTAGCTTCAAGGAAAGGAAACAGACTTGTTATCCACCTTAATAGTGCAGTGTGGTTTGGGAAAATCAATGTTTGGCAGCGCTAAAGATGGTTTAGATGTGTTAAAAGACTTAGACGATTTCCAccatttaaagaattaaaacttattATGATGATTTTAATGGCAATGCCTGTCTCTACGGCAATCCCAGAAAGAACATTTTCCACAATGAGAAGAATTAAATCCAACTTAAGAGTCATAATGACTTGGATGAGACTAAGTAGTTTGGGAGTGCTATTCATAGAAAATGAAGCAAGCTATGAACTTTTCAAGAACCCCGAGCCTGTCATTGATGAATTTGCTTCCCAAAAAGGCAGAAGATTGCAGTTTGTCATGATATGAAGTTGTTTTACTAAAGTAAAAGTTTACTTAATGTAAGTCCAAAATAAGTTTACTTAGTGTAAGACCAAATAAAAAGTttacagttttattattttatttcttaactacTCTTTTGGCACTTAGTGATTATGTTGATATTCCAATTCGTCGTTGAacgtaatttttcaaatataaaacaaatgtcaGATTAACTGCTTCATTATCTATAGACGAAGACgattattgtatttaaaaattatttatttcatttcaatattgtttctcaacttttgttttttatacttatttcaaaatcttacctaaatattaaatatactgttttttaaagcattttttttttatattcacaagcactaaaggggttattagtaccctttatatgtttatatttaaacacagtgcgagcgttaggaaaatagggaaggatttaaaaggagatcccggtgcacattggtcttaaagttctgaacatcaaaatgggatggaaaaacagagttgactaaagcattccacatcctcgatgtgcgatttaagaaagaaactctgtacttgacagtacgcccgaaattgagctcaagggtaaactgatgagcattcctagaagtgtaTTAGTAAATTTAGTTGGTTACTAACGTAAATTGTTGATTGCTTAAGCATCTTAAGTATCTGAGAtagattttgatttaaaactgtTTAACGCTTTAAATATTTACTCTAATAAGCTGTTATAATTTAACTTCGTATCGAATACATTtgtcaaaaattctaaaatgtgattatttgtttagtatatataaaacaattatatataataatatgtatTAATATCTTATCTGTACATTACTTGAAAATTGGCTAAGTCACGAAACTAGTTGGCTGAGTAAAAAACTACTCAGGAAAaggatatatatataaatatatattgtgCCTCCCCTAAAAATAAATCCTGGAGCCGCCCGCCCCTGGTTATCACTTAACTTCTGTTTTTTGCTGCCAACTCtaacaattaatgtttttctgTATAATGAATTTCTCagattgtttgttaattttagtcTCAAGTTCTGTCAACCACAAAAATTCGGTGTTAATTGAAAGACTTTTTAATAGTTTGAGCAAAAACcataaaaatgattatttaaaattgaatttacgaGGTTTAGAAACTTAGAATTATctgcaacttaaaaaaaacgagATTTGTTAGTGACAAGAATGTAAGgacaagatttttgaaataaattatttgaattatttgtaatacatacacacatacatacatataggtATTATCCTTGTTTTttcctaaaacaatttttaaggtGAGATTTGGTTGGCCTTAACGTCTCACAAACCAGTTACGATATTGACTTTAAcgaaattttatgtttaaaaatttgcaacaatttGTATTAATCAAGAATAAATTTTTGTAACCTCGaacaatttatgaaataaatataaaaaaaaagtctaagaacaaacaattttggaaacaaatcgAATATCTTTACAATAAATGAAGGCATTTACTTCAAgcatactttgtttttaaaatatgtagttttttttatttcagataaaattcttagataaatctttttgatagttttctttaaaCCAAAGAAACTAAAAATTGGTTGAAATGGTTTTTAGTTGGACAATCTAcagaacaaaaaagaggctgggatgcgacccacactgataacccaTCCcttccgtcgatttgtcttgcttaaaagtttgtctatatgtactcgtatcaacttttaccacatttgcgtactattttttgtagattttattttttatgaaaaattactgaatatcgaaaacaatattttctgtgaaataaaataagtttgaagctagtatttgtaatttttgaaaagctatttgagccgaaagtagttttagtattgttttttttagagttttattttttgtaaaaaaaaactgtcaattcgagtttttcaaaattttatcgaatgttgaaattaatatttcttataagataa
This window contains:
- the LOC129946555 gene encoding trimeric intracellular cation channel type 1B.1: MDPEAFLDMANQVIKLKMFPYFDIAHSLLAALAVREDLGANSQVFSRKHPLACWLSTMLVIFSGGMVANGLLGEPILAPLKNTPQLLVGTAVWYLVFYTPFDIGYKVGKFLPIKLVASAMKEIYRAKKIYDGVSHAAKLYPNAWVIMIIIGTLKGNGAGFTKLLERLIRGAWTPTAMEFMQPTFYTKASVVASIIFVLDKKTDWISAPHALVYFGIVIFLVYFKLSSILLGIHDPFLPFENLLCAIFFGGIWDSLAKILGRGQVKEGDSKDVKKTN